A portion of the Leptospira kanakyensis genome contains these proteins:
- the fcpA gene encoding flagellar coiling protein FcpA, producing MKIIKYLLILQLVSGFSVLFAQTQPANAQDSQAAKDQVDELLKGELVPENDDAELTEDQKKRKKEIMEQESLWKNPDFKGYNKTFQELHQLSKTFANNQFRLALSNYQSGVNTVMKNRDWVEQYRKEEAEKKRLDEKWYWQKVDRKAREERVVYREKMKAKQDALNYFSKAINHLDEIKNPDLRERPEFKRLLSDVYRSWIMAEYDLQNLPQTIPILELYIEIDDNEKEYPAHKYLASAYSFEENMIKKTKGPDDMLFKYRYKKNVHLLRATELKYGKDSPEYKHIVNVINRDEVISVAQ from the coding sequence ATGAAGATTATTAAGTATCTCCTTATTCTCCAACTGGTGTCCGGCTTCAGTGTGCTTTTCGCACAAACTCAGCCTGCGAACGCTCAAGATAGCCAAGCGGCTAAAGACCAAGTCGACGAACTTCTCAAAGGCGAACTCGTTCCTGAGAATGACGATGCGGAACTTACCGAAGACCAAAAGAAGAGAAAGAAAGAAATTATGGAACAGGAATCTCTTTGGAAGAATCCTGATTTTAAAGGGTATAACAAAACTTTCCAAGAGTTACACCAACTTTCTAAAACTTTCGCAAACAACCAATTCCGATTGGCTCTTTCCAACTACCAATCCGGTGTTAACACCGTTATGAAAAATAGAGATTGGGTGGAACAGTACCGCAAAGAAGAAGCTGAGAAAAAACGCTTAGATGAAAAATGGTACTGGCAAAAAGTAGATCGTAAAGCAAGAGAAGAACGTGTAGTTTACCGTGAAAAAATGAAAGCGAAACAAGACGCTCTCAACTACTTCTCTAAAGCGATCAATCACCTTGATGAAATTAAAAACCCTGACTTAAGAGAAAGACCTGAGTTCAAAAGACTTCTTTCTGACGTTTATCGTTCTTGGATTATGGCTGAGTATGACCTACAAAATCTTCCTCAAACCATCCCAATTCTTGAACTTTACATCGAAATCGATGATAACGAGAAAGAATATCCTGCTCACAAGTATCTTGCAAGCGCATATAGCTTCGAAGAAAACATGATCAAAAAGACAAAAGGTCCAGATGATATGCTCTTCAAGTATCGTTACAAAAAGAACGTTCACTTATTACGTGCCACTGAGTTAAAATATGGAAAGGATTCTCCTGAATACAAACATATTGTTAACGTAATCAACCGAGATGAGGTTATTTCGGTAGCACAATAA
- the folK gene encoding 2-amino-4-hydroxy-6-hydroxymethyldihydropteridine diphosphokinase, with the protein MKYSNIAFLSLGSNIGDRHHFMDQAIWEISTLPEVQILKQSERLETAPLENTNQPYFLNQILKVMVSSAFTLPCLLDSLQGIEDKLGRKRRSWKGPREIDIDILTYEAVVMKTDFLHLPHHSLYSRPFIKQLLTDMGEIGVYALFLELNHEKHYSSV; encoded by the coding sequence ATGAAATATTCCAACATTGCCTTTTTGTCTCTGGGTTCCAACATCGGTGACAGACACCATTTTATGGACCAGGCAATTTGGGAAATTTCTACCTTACCAGAAGTTCAAATTTTAAAACAATCGGAACGATTGGAAACGGCCCCACTTGAAAACACAAACCAACCGTATTTTCTAAATCAAATTCTAAAAGTGATGGTGTCCTCTGCCTTCACACTACCATGTTTGTTGGATTCTCTCCAAGGGATTGAAGACAAACTCGGTCGTAAACGTAGGTCTTGGAAAGGTCCTAGAGAAATTGATATCGATATCCTTACTTATGAAGCAGTGGTAATGAAAACTGATTTTTTACACCTGCCCCACCATTCGCTTTATTCAAGACCCTTCATCAAACAACTATTAACCGATATGGGAGAAATTGGAGTGTATGCACTCTTTTTGGAACTAAACCATGAAAAACATTATTCTTCAGTATAA
- a CDS encoding 3-deoxy-7-phosphoheptulonate synthase, translated as MKPTANLRILEQHSLIPPSVIMEELPLTDEACEVVVRTRSEISDIIHGKDNKRMLVVVGPCSVHDIGAVMEYASKLKPKIEEFKNELLIVMRVYFEKPRTTVGWKGLINDPDLDGSFHINKGLQLARKLLLDLNNMGIPCGTEFLDVISPQYIADLVAWGAIGARTTESQVHRELASGLSAPIGFKNGTDGNVQIAVDAIRSASSSHHFLSVTNQGSSAIFRTAGNKDTHVILRGGNKGPNFDEASVKEVGLQIEKAGLPPKVMVDCSHGNSQKDFRKQPAVIDAVAEQFANGSNYILGVMIESHLKEGNQSIDAKPLTYGQSITDACVSWETTVPMLERLAEAARKRK; from the coding sequence ATGAAACCTACAGCCAATTTAAGAATTTTAGAACAACATAGTCTGATCCCTCCTTCTGTCATTATGGAAGAACTTCCATTGACAGATGAAGCATGCGAAGTGGTCGTCCGCACGAGAAGTGAAATTTCTGATATCATTCACGGCAAAGACAATAAACGTATGTTAGTTGTTGTTGGCCCATGTTCTGTCCACGACATTGGTGCCGTCATGGAATATGCATCCAAACTCAAACCAAAAATCGAAGAGTTTAAAAATGAACTTCTCATAGTGATGCGAGTTTATTTTGAAAAACCAAGAACCACAGTGGGTTGGAAAGGACTCATCAATGATCCAGACTTAGATGGATCTTTTCATATCAACAAAGGATTACAACTTGCCCGCAAACTTTTGTTAGATCTTAACAATATGGGAATCCCTTGCGGAACCGAATTTTTAGATGTGATATCCCCACAGTACATTGCTGACTTAGTCGCTTGGGGTGCCATTGGTGCAAGAACCACAGAAAGCCAAGTCCACAGGGAACTCGCATCAGGACTTTCGGCACCTATCGGTTTCAAAAATGGAACGGATGGAAATGTTCAAATTGCTGTGGATGCCATTCGTTCGGCAAGTTCTAGCCATCATTTTCTTTCTGTTACCAACCAAGGAAGTAGCGCCATCTTTCGAACCGCAGGAAACAAAGACACTCACGTGATTTTACGTGGGGGAAACAAAGGGCCTAACTTTGATGAGGCGTCTGTAAAAGAAGTTGGATTACAAATTGAAAAAGCAGGCCTTCCTCCGAAAGTTATGGTCGATTGTTCTCATGGCAATAGCCAAAAAGACTTTCGCAAACAACCTGCCGTGATTGATGCCGTAGCAGAACAATTTGCCAATGGTAGCAACTATATCTTAGGTGTGATGATTGAAAGCCATCTCAAAGAAGGAAACCAGTCCATTGATGCGAAACCTCTGACCTATGGCCAATCCATCACAGATGCTTGTGTTTCTTGGGAAACAACGGTTCCTATGCTCGAGAGATTGGCAGAAGCTGCAAGAAAGAGAAAATAA
- a CDS encoding ABC transporter ATP-binding protein — protein MLEFKNVFKSFHNESETIDVLKNISFRIETGEFVAIIGPSGSGKSTLLGVAAGLDKPDTGVVALDGTDLTKENESNLADLRADHIGFIFQNFQLLPGLNAIENVGIPLYLKSSLTESEILKKSEKILESVAMSHRATHFPKQLSGGEEQRIAIARSFVNDPKIIFADEPTANLDFKNSKTVLDLLLYRNKEQGTTLVVVTHDPDVAKLADRVLEMKDGEIISDSRNKNNGKKSSSQKLTAKKTTKQKKTTGSLKQASR, from the coding sequence GTGTTGGAATTTAAAAATGTGTTTAAGTCATTTCACAATGAATCGGAAACGATTGATGTGTTGAAAAATATTTCATTTCGCATTGAAACAGGCGAATTTGTAGCGATTATAGGCCCATCAGGATCAGGTAAATCAACTCTTCTTGGTGTAGCGGCCGGTCTAGATAAACCTGATACAGGGGTAGTGGCACTGGATGGAACCGATCTCACAAAGGAAAATGAATCCAATTTAGCTGATTTGCGTGCAGATCACATTGGTTTTATCTTTCAAAACTTTCAATTACTTCCTGGACTGAATGCCATTGAGAACGTAGGGATTCCTTTATACTTAAAATCTTCTCTGACAGAATCAGAGATTTTAAAAAAATCAGAAAAAATTTTAGAATCAGTGGCTATGTCACACAGAGCCACACACTTCCCAAAACAATTGTCAGGTGGTGAAGAACAAAGAATTGCCATCGCAAGAAGTTTTGTCAACGATCCAAAGATTATTTTTGCCGATGAACCCACTGCTAACTTAGATTTTAAAAATAGCAAAACTGTTTTAGATCTTTTGTTGTATAGAAACAAAGAACAAGGAACCACTCTTGTTGTGGTCACTCATGACCCTGATGTAGCGAAACTCGCTGACCGTGTTTTAGAAATGAAAGATGGGGAAATTATTTCGGATTCTCGCAATAAAAATAACGGAAAGAAGAGTTCTTCCCAAAAATTGACCGCAAAAAAGACCACCAAACAAAAGAAAACGACCGGTAGTCTTAAGCAGGCGAGTCGATGA
- a CDS encoding ABC transporter permease, with the protein MKASLFRFYLKRELFSRFRYSLLIVVSITLGVGSVIGIHSYKDNTANAIKREAKSIMGADIALQSPQEITKTAEKLVETSLPKGSETSASIQFLSMISNESGEENSLSFIKAVETNYPFYGEMKTEPESAYRNLKPNQVLLDKSLVENLKLKLGDRVRLGDSLLVLAGVVVKEPGAVGSFVGSAPGSIILRDTANKTGLVQRGSRIRYTIYAKFPESVDSLGWKDKEFEALIKEDLTIYHNTEVNSGSQQFIKNTFDYMALLALAGFFLGAISVYTAVRTRLLEKRNEIAILMCLGAKPNVILLLVFAEIFILSILGTTLGLVLGYAIQSILPDISGLMSVETGIAFGLSFSSLLWSLVLGVVLPLLISIPLVLETRSVKPLAALKEVESQTSGNLSTSKWQFGSFLLIYLLFTSLAVLETESIFKGILFTLVLLTLPVLVYGLYIILGLLITKISKLGWLSKEWSLVTKKVTRKSGALRLSIIGLGSALFILTLSLILQESLLELSGAREIERRPNMFLLDIRETQKNDLLTAIKAFPVEKQYLAPVIGARLSKVNGEPIKKEDTIKNAMDRNWRATARTREYFLSYRDELYDTEEVTKGSWWDESGRNEISVERDFAGYLQAGVGDELTFNVQGREVSGKITNLRSVNWADMKPNFVVLFSKGILEKAPRFYIVSLLIDSGEDRYQLQKVIVNQFPNITVIDTEKTIQAFMGILEKVTQMMALMTAFILAASFVLVFTTLYASQSERKREFALLRVIGANSRFMVKHFLREALLVSVISFLLGLIYSIVSNEVLNRSVLELRSVYPYGQLVFVFLGICLVTVSLYALGLFSFFRMPTKTVLKEIK; encoded by the coding sequence ATGAAAGCATCTCTTTTTCGTTTTTACCTGAAACGTGAGCTTTTCTCCCGGTTTCGGTATTCTTTACTCATTGTAGTCTCCATCACTCTCGGTGTGGGTTCTGTGATTGGAATCCATTCCTACAAAGACAATACGGCCAATGCCATCAAGAGAGAGGCCAAATCGATTATGGGGGCCGACATTGCCCTCCAATCCCCCCAAGAAATCACTAAAACTGCAGAAAAATTGGTCGAAACTAGCCTTCCGAAGGGTTCGGAGACCAGTGCTTCCATCCAATTTTTATCCATGATATCCAATGAATCGGGGGAAGAAAACTCCCTTAGTTTTATCAAAGCTGTGGAGACAAACTATCCATTCTACGGGGAAATGAAAACCGAACCGGAGTCTGCGTATCGTAATTTAAAACCAAACCAAGTCCTACTCGATAAATCTCTCGTGGAAAATCTCAAACTAAAACTCGGGGATCGTGTTCGTTTGGGTGATAGTTTACTTGTGTTAGCTGGTGTTGTTGTGAAAGAACCTGGTGCTGTGGGTTCCTTTGTAGGATCGGCTCCAGGATCTATCATTTTAAGAGATACGGCAAACAAAACAGGACTCGTACAACGTGGAAGTCGCATTCGTTATACCATCTATGCTAAATTTCCAGAATCTGTAGACAGTTTGGGTTGGAAGGACAAAGAGTTTGAAGCCCTCATCAAAGAAGACTTAACCATTTATCATAATACTGAAGTCAATTCCGGATCCCAACAGTTTATCAAAAACACTTTTGATTATATGGCACTCCTGGCTCTGGCTGGCTTTTTCTTAGGAGCCATTTCTGTTTATACAGCCGTTCGCACTCGGTTACTCGAAAAACGAAATGAAATTGCGATTCTTATGTGTCTTGGTGCCAAACCCAATGTGATTTTACTTTTGGTTTTTGCTGAAATATTCATTTTATCGATACTAGGAACCACTCTTGGTCTTGTCCTTGGGTATGCGATCCAATCGATTTTACCCGATATCAGTGGTCTGATGTCAGTAGAAACTGGGATTGCCTTTGGCCTTTCTTTCTCTTCTCTTTTATGGAGCTTGGTACTTGGAGTGGTGTTACCACTTCTTATCTCTATTCCTCTTGTTTTAGAAACAAGATCGGTGAAACCTCTTGCCGCATTAAAAGAAGTGGAATCACAAACCAGTGGGAATTTATCCACATCCAAATGGCAATTTGGATCTTTCCTTTTGATTTATCTTTTGTTTACCAGTCTTGCGGTTCTCGAAACAGAAAGTATCTTTAAAGGAATTCTGTTTACATTGGTTTTGTTAACACTACCGGTTCTTGTGTACGGATTGTACATCATTCTTGGACTTCTCATCACAAAAATTTCTAAACTGGGATGGTTGTCCAAAGAATGGAGCCTTGTGACTAAAAAAGTCACTCGTAAATCGGGAGCTTTACGACTTTCGATCATTGGTCTTGGATCGGCGCTATTCATTCTCACCTTATCACTCATCTTACAAGAGAGTTTACTGGAACTGAGTGGAGCACGTGAGATCGAACGTAGGCCCAATATGTTTCTTTTGGACATCCGAGAGACTCAAAAAAATGACCTCCTAACGGCAATTAAAGCTTTTCCTGTGGAAAAACAATACTTGGCTCCAGTGATTGGTGCCAGGCTTTCCAAAGTGAACGGGGAACCCATTAAAAAAGAAGATACCATCAAAAACGCAATGGATCGCAACTGGCGTGCTACGGCGAGAACCAGGGAATACTTTTTATCTTACCGGGACGAGTTGTATGATACAGAAGAGGTGACAAAAGGATCGTGGTGGGACGAATCGGGACGAAATGAAATTTCGGTAGAACGGGACTTTGCTGGGTATTTGCAAGCGGGAGTGGGTGATGAGCTAACTTTCAATGTCCAAGGCCGTGAAGTTTCTGGAAAAATCACCAATTTACGTTCTGTGAACTGGGCCGATATGAAACCAAACTTTGTAGTCTTATTTTCCAAAGGAATTTTGGAAAAAGCCCCACGGTTTTATATTGTTTCCTTACTCATTGATTCTGGTGAAGACAGATACCAATTACAAAAGGTCATTGTGAATCAGTTTCCCAACATCACCGTAATTGATACGGAAAAAACCATCCAAGCCTTTATGGGAATTTTGGAGAAGGTGACACAGATGATGGCTCTTATGACGGCTTTTATCTTAGCAGCATCTTTTGTTCTCGTATTCACAACGTTATATGCCAGCCAATCGGAAAGAAAACGGGAATTTGCCTTATTACGAGTGATTGGTGCGAACAGTCGCTTTATGGTAAAACATTTCCTTAGGGAAGCACTTCTCGTTTCTGTGATTTCGTTTTTACTGGGACTTATTTATTCCATTGTTTCCAACGAAGTTCTCAACCGTTCGGTTTTAGAACTTAGAAGTGTTTATCCTTACGGACAATTGGTGTTTGTGTTCTTAGGAATTTGTTTGGTGACGGTGAGTTTATACGCACTCGGACTTTTTAGTTTCTTTCGAATGCCAACGAAGACGGTTCTAAAAGAAATTAAATAA
- a CDS encoding ATP-binding protein, with the protein MNLSEITAIRDGNPQCKTCGGVGITLAEHVRGSRSGALVLCHCIGSDCNTCESKGQAPFMTFDRKLDKMLPCVCHNARFTLRNLENLVEKANIPARYRFQFLSNIDIGDTVNDPDMTFIVAHDWANELVHNFKNADFSPQGFYLWGGTGSGKTLLACVILNELIFRYGITCKYAKVNKDFLSAIRDTYQSDSETHGQERSIEREFANVDVLVIDDFGVQKESEFNNRKLYDLIDSRYEQEKLTLLTSNHSLVEWRDRGQGRIYSRLMEMTKEIELKCPDYRTKFVKR; encoded by the coding sequence ATGAATTTATCCGAAATTACTGCCATCCGGGACGGAAATCCACAGTGTAAAACCTGTGGTGGGGTTGGGATTACCTTGGCCGAACATGTTCGCGGCTCTCGTTCCGGCGCCCTTGTCCTTTGCCATTGTATCGGTAGCGACTGTAACACTTGTGAGTCGAAAGGTCAGGCTCCTTTTATGACCTTTGACAGAAAGTTGGACAAAATGCTCCCCTGTGTTTGTCATAATGCAAGGTTTACCCTTCGCAACCTAGAGAATTTGGTCGAAAAGGCCAACATTCCTGCGAGGTATCGTTTCCAATTTTTATCCAATATTGATATTGGAGACACAGTCAACGATCCCGATATGACCTTTATTGTTGCACACGACTGGGCCAATGAACTCGTTCATAATTTTAAAAATGCGGATTTTTCGCCGCAAGGGTTTTACCTTTGGGGTGGGACTGGATCTGGAAAAACCTTACTTGCTTGCGTCATATTAAATGAACTCATCTTTCGTTATGGGATTACATGTAAGTACGCTAAAGTGAATAAAGACTTTTTGTCTGCCATTCGTGATACTTACCAATCTGATAGCGAAACTCATGGGCAAGAACGTTCCATCGAAAGGGAATTTGCAAATGTAGATGTGCTTGTGATTGATGATTTTGGAGTCCAAAAAGAATCCGAATTCAACAATCGAAAGTTATACGATCTGATTGATAGCCGTTATGAACAAGAGAAACTCACACTTCTCACTTCGAACCATTCACTTGTGGAGTGGAGAGACCGTGGGCAGGGCCGTATTTATTCCCGTCTTATGGAAATGACAAAGGAGATTGAACTTAAGTGTCCGGATTACCGCACTAAGTTTGTAAAGAGGTAA
- the panB gene encoding 3-methyl-2-oxobutanoate hydroxymethyltransferase: MKNIILQYKKKYDAGEPISVITCYDYTFATLFNRTEVDCILVGDSLGMVIQGNQSTLPVTLDEIIYHTKAVCKGAPDKTIVADLPFLSYQTSIEEGIRSAGRVLKETNASCVKLEGDSDFIIELTSRMTESGIPVFAHLGLTPQSVHTLGGHRVQGKTEAARSKMVRKARELSEAGAFALLLEMVPESLGKEITEAVRIPTIGIGAGKYTSGQVLVMQDLLGLNEDFHPKFLKKFGNLAGPVKDAVNLYHREVSKREYPSEAHAFLDT; encoded by the coding sequence ATGAAAAACATTATTCTTCAGTATAAAAAGAAATACGATGCCGGAGAACCTATCTCTGTCATCACTTGTTACGATTATACCTTTGCGACTCTATTCAACCGAACGGAAGTAGATTGTATCCTTGTGGGTGATTCTCTGGGAATGGTGATCCAAGGAAACCAATCCACACTTCCTGTGACTTTAGATGAAATCATCTATCATACAAAAGCAGTTTGTAAGGGAGCTCCCGACAAAACCATTGTTGCGGACTTACCATTTTTATCTTACCAAACATCCATTGAAGAAGGGATTCGTTCTGCAGGCCGTGTGCTCAAAGAAACCAATGCTTCTTGTGTGAAACTGGAAGGGGATTCCGATTTTATCATCGAACTAACCAGTCGAATGACAGAATCGGGAATTCCTGTGTTTGCTCACTTGGGTCTCACACCACAATCGGTGCACACCCTCGGGGGACACCGTGTCCAAGGAAAAACCGAAGCGGCTCGTTCCAAAATGGTTCGTAAAGCTCGGGAACTTTCGGAGGCAGGCGCCTTTGCTTTGTTACTTGAGATGGTTCCCGAATCTCTCGGAAAAGAAATCACAGAAGCCGTGCGCATTCCTACCATTGGGATTGGTGCTGGAAAATACACATCGGGCCAAGTACTTGTGATGCAGGATTTACTAGGTCTCAATGAAGACTTCCACCCTAAGTTTTTAAAGAAGTTTGGAAATCTTGCGGGGCCAGTGAAGGATGCGGTGAATTTATACCACCGCGAAGTTTCGAAACGTGAGTATCCATCGGAAGCCCACGCGTTTTTGGATACTTAA